A part of Papaver somniferum cultivar HN1 unplaced genomic scaffold, ASM357369v1 unplaced-scaffold_25, whole genome shotgun sequence genomic DNA contains:
- the LOC113341180 gene encoding mitochondrial fission 1 protein B-like: protein MFGDCTTIQPSFDHEEKIRIGSLVSHRGRSPILSRYDSYCERDISEAGDDAPDEVKNENIIKLSWALVHTRQPEDVQRGIALLEAPLRKDGLSQLQLRDMLYVHALGHYMSRDFTKCAKGLCRLMEIAPDCWQGWTLYNTVFYRVDLEKVLEGVIFYAATVIAPVIVSRQIDDLFTPITLMVLGAMPLPPPPPSLQHSYTPPARELLEHW from the exons ATGTTTGGAG ATTGCACCACAATTCAACCAAGCTTTGACCATGAAGAAAAAATTCGGATCGGTTCTCTGGTTTCTCATCGGGGGAGATCACCAATATTATCTCGATATGATTCTT ATTGTGAGAGAGATATCTCAGAGGCCGGGGATGATGCTCCGGATGAGGTTAAGAATGAAAACATCATCAAGTTGTCCTGGGCTCTTGTTCACACAAGACAACCAGAAGATGTCCAGCGAGGAATAGCGTTGCTTGAAG CCCCTCTAAGGAAAGATGGACTAAGCCAACTTCAACTAAGGGATATGCTTTATGTTCATGCACTTGGACATTACATGAGTCGTGACTTTACCAAGTGCGCGAAAGGCTTGTGTCGATTGATGGAG ATTGCACCAGACTGCTGGCAAGGTTGGACGCTGTACAACACAGTTTTTTATCGAGTGGATTTAG AAAAAGTACTAGAAGGAGTCATTTTTTATGCTGCTACGGTGATTGCGCCCGTTATTGTTTCCCGCCAGATTGACGATCTCTTCACTCCAATAACCCTCATGGTATTGGGTGCGATGCCACTTCCACCCCCACCTCCATCTCTACAGCATTCATACACACCTCCAGCAAGGGAACTTCTTGAACACTGGTGA
- the LOC113341195 gene encoding E3 ubiquitin-protein ligase CBLL2-like, translated as MLQIRLNKVEGGGGAKPSPADSVTVACPDHLILADLPVAKSIGTASATTHLKAVGRRSRRHLGERVHFCVRCDFPISIYGRLSPCDHAFCLDCARSDSSCYLCDDRIQRIQTIKMMEGIYICAAPHCLKSFLKRSEFEAHIHETHADLLQPNSEKEDVNESDAFTAMRPSSSDPHAKQQAAPADSLTSRAPSRSGFSPSSNSQPQQPSQQLPKPIIQSKPPPHYNNPPQSFDRPGPFNHFPQQGGALQRRDSDQFLDKQPGVLSESPYPDYNMHPHQQPNFVMPVNANQGMGPTFTFPPHFSIGGAQQFYNPHFETARPDLATESGLEQGSLLGFPMATGGNSQFPENYPRQWNMGHAGVPMEQQMAVGQGLPEGYTNLGDPQGRPQFFQGDYARGQGGLPMNPNHLNQSGNSQDQKDGKSVLAAMPLPPPPPPLQHHTQLQQGNFSNTGDSGREG; from the exons ATGCTTCAAATCCGTCTAAACAAAGTAGAGGGAGGGGGTGGTGCGAAGCCCTCACCAGCGGATTCAGTTACTGTGGCATGTCCCGACCATCTCATACTTGCAGATCTTCCAGTTGCTAAGAGCATTGGCACAGCAAGTGCAACTACACACTTGAAGGCTGTTGGTCGCAGGTCCCGTCGTCATCTTGGTGAACGAGTTCATTTCTGTGTTCGATGTGATTTTCCCATCTCCATATACGGCCGTTTG AGCCCATGTGATCATGCCTTCTGTCTCGATTGTGCAAGGAGTGATTCGAGCTGCTATCT CTGCGATGATCGAATTCAAAGAATTCAGACGATTAAAATGATGGAGGGGATATATATCTGTGCCGCTCCTCACTGTCTCAAGTCCTTCTTAAAGAGGTCCGAGTTTGAAGCCCATATTCATGAGACTCATGCTGATCTTCTTCAACCTAATTCAGAGAAAGAAGATGTAAATGAATCAGATGCTTTTACTGCTATGAGGCCCTCATCTTCAGACCCTCATGCTAAGCAACAGGCTGCACCTGCAGATTCCTTAACTTCTCGTGCCCCATCTAGATCTGGCTTCTCACCAAGTTCAAAttctcaaccccagcaacctagtCAGCAACTTCCCAAGCCAATTATACAGTCAAAGCCACCACCACATTACAATAATCCGCCCCAAAGTTTTGACAGACCAGGGCCCTTCAATCACTTCCCCCAACAGGGTGGAGCACTTCAAAGACGGGATTCTGACCAGTTTTTGGATAAACAACCAGGAGTTCTATCAGAGTCTCCATATCCCGATTACAATATGCACCCTCATCAACAACCAAATTTCGTGATGCCTGTTAATGCAAATCAAGGAATGGGTCCAACATTTACCTTCCCTCCTCATTTTTCTATTGGAGGAGCTCAACAATTCTACAATCCTCATTTCGAGACGGCTCGTCCAGATTTGGCAACCGAAAGTGGATTAGAACAGGGTTCTTTATTAGGTTTCCCCATGGCCACAGGAGGTAACTCACAATTCCCAGAAAATTATCCCCGACAATGGAATATGGGACATGCAGGGGTACCAATGGAACAACAAATGGCGGTAGGTCAAGGGTTACCAGAAGGCTATACAAATCTAGGAGATCCTCAAGGGAGACCTCAATTTTTTCAAGGTGACTATGCACGAGGTCAAGGAGGTCTCCCTATGAATCCCAATCATCTTAATCAGAGTGGTAATTCTCAGGATCAAAAAGATGGGAAAAGTGTTCTGGCTGCAATGCCACTTCCACCCCCACCTCCACCTCTACAGCATCATACACAGCTCCAGCAAGGGAACTTCTCAAATACTGGCGACTCAGGACGGGAGGGATAG